Genomic segment of Ewingella sp. CoE-038-23:
CGCCCAGCGCGGTGGCAGCCAGATAGAAGGCACGGTTAGGGATGCCGGAGTTGATGTGGACGCCGCCGTTGTCGTCGCGGGTGTTCACATAGCCTTTCATGTCGGCGGGCTGTGGGTCTTTGCCAAGCAGCGGGTCGTTGTAAGCTGTCCCCGGATGCGCCATCGAGCGCAGCCCCTTGCCTTTAATTCCCTTAGCTAACAGGCCTTCGCCGATGATCCAGTCGGCTTTATCCGCCGTCTGTTTTTTGCTGAACTGCTTGACCAGAGAGCCGAACACGTCGGACAGCGATTCATTCAACGCGCCAGACTGGCCGCTATAAACCAGCCCGGCCTCGCTCTCGGTCACGCCGTGCGACAGTTCGTGGCCAATGACGTCGATGGCGATGGTGAAACGGTTAAAAATCTCACCGTCCCCATCGCCAAATACCATCTGCTGGCCGTTCCAAAAGGCGTTTTGATACTCCTTGTCGTAATGCACCGAGCCAAGCAGCGCCAGCCCTTTATTGTCCAAAGAGTTGCGTTGGTACGCCTGCCAGAAGAAATCATAAGTCACGCCAAGATAGTCATAGGCTTCATCAACCGCCACGTCGTCATTGCTCGGCTGACCCTCTTTTCTTACTGACTTGCCGGGCAGGCGAGTGCCGTTTTGCGCATCATAAATATCCCGCTCGACCTGACCCGCCTTGGCGGTTTTCACCCCTTTAGGTTTGGCGTAAGCCTCGGCCATCAGGGTATTGACGTGAACCAGCGTCTGGCGCGCGCACTTCTTCTGCGGCTCTGAGCCGTGCTCAATAATGCGATTGAGGATATAGGGAGGAATAACGCCGAGGGGGGATCTCTGTTTGGTACCGTGACTCATAACAACTCTCCTTATCGATAAGTGAAGCTTAAAAGTGACAAGTATTCATTGATATTGAGTATAGTCCGGCTGCGCTCCCCGCCAGCGAAAGATGGGATTTATCTGTTCTCTACCGACTCTTGGTTATCATCATAAAGCTGATGATTGTGCGAGGTGACGGCAGGATGAAGCGCGCTGCCTCTGACCTTGCGCACGGAGTTGCGTGTCACCAGCTTGCCCTGTAGCAGCACGCTAGAACAGGGGGCTTCGGGGCGGAACAGGCGGCGCTGGAGCAGGGCGATTGCTTCCACACCCAGCTCGTCGCGCGGCACGTGCACGGCGGTGAGCGCCACATCGTGAATTTCTGCCAGATTAAAGCCGTCGGTGCTCATCACGCTGATGTCCGTCGGCACCGCAAACCCGCGTTTTACCAAGGCCGCCACGGCACCGGATGCCATAAAATCGCCTCCCGCCAGAATCGCCGTCGGCATGGGCTGGCCGCCGGGCAGGGTATCCAGATAATTCAGCATGGCCTGTTCAGCTTCCTGCGCGCCAAACCCCGAGGTCGTGACCAGATGCTGGCCGTCGTCAAAGGCCAGATTATGCCGCGAGAAGGCCTCTTTGATGCCCGCCAGGCGCAGCTCCATGGTGTGGCGGCGCAGACATTGCAGGGTCAGAATTCGGTGATGCCCCTGACTGAACAGATAATCGGTGGCGAAGTCGCCCATAGTTTGATGATCCGGCGACACGCTGTCGTGGCGCATCAGCCGATCGCGGCAGTTGATCAACACGCAGGGTTTAGCCAAGTCGGTCGCAAGCTGGTGGATATGCGGATCGTCAATGCCAACCAGCAGCGCGGCGTCGGTTTGGGCATCGGTCATTTTGGCGATAAACAGCGCCACGTCGGCGTCGCTCTCTTCCAACGCGCAGTAGCGAACCCGCACGTCGTGCTGGCTGACGGCGGCAACAATCCCCTGAATCACCTTGTAGTAGAAGATATCACTGCGAGCGTCGAAGGCGCGGGCCGGGGCGAAGACCACAATGTTATTCAGCATCAGCCGCCCGGTGGACAGGCCGCTGAGCACGCCCTGCGATTTTGCGTAGCTCAACACCTGCTCTCTGGCCCGCGCGCTGGTATTGCTTTTTCCAGCCAATACGCGGGAAACCGTGCTGATCGACAGCCCCGTATGGTCAGCAATTTGCTGGATTTTTAGCTTTCCGTTCAAATTGTGATCTCCTTCAAATTCGAAAATGAAAAAATTTTCATGAAGGATTTTGTGCGTAATCTTAGGCATTTTCAGGGCGAGGCTCGCAAATTTGTCTAGTCCATGAAAATTCTTGCAAAGAATCACGTTCCGCTCACAAATCAGCCTGCATACAGTCGTCTAGGGTACTCAAACAATAACCATCGCTGGCAGCTAGCCTGCTGACCAGGGAGGAGAAATAACAATGACGATTGAGATCAATACCGACGCCGTGACGTCAGGAAGACGCAAAATCAGAGCCTTACGCTGGTGGATGCTGGCCCTATTTCTACTTGGGGTGACGGTCAACTACATCACCCGCAACTCACTGGGTCTGCTGGCGGCTGAACTGAAAACCAGCCTGAATATGACCACCGAACAATACTCTTACATCGTGGCGGCATTTCAGGCGGCCTACACCATTTTCCAACCTCTGTGCGGCTGGCTGATTGACGTCATTGGCCTGAAACTCGGCTTTCTGATCTGTGCGTCCGTTTGGGCCGTGGTCTGTATGCTGCACGCCGGAGCCGGGGGCTGGATCCAACTGGCCATTCTACGTTTCTTCATGGGCAGCGCCGAGGCGGCCGCCACGCCCGCCAACGCCAAAGCCATCTCCGACTGGTTCCCGCGCAAAGAGCGGCCGGTGGCCGCAGGCTGGGCCGGGGTGGGCTTCTCCATTGGCGCCATGCTGGCACCGCCGATTATTCTGGTGGCTCACCTCTCTTTCGGCTGGCGCGGCGCTTTCCTGTTTTGCGGGATTTTGTCGATGCTGTGGGTGCTGCTGTGGTGGAAGTTCTACCACGCGCCGGAAAACCACCCGAACCTGAGCAAAGAAGAGCTGGCGCTGATTCGCCAGGACAATGAGCCTCAGCAGACCCGTTTACCTTTTATCAAATCGCTGAAAATCGTCTGCAAAAACAAGAAATTCTACGGCATTGCCATCCCGGCATTTCTGGCGGAACCCGCGTGGGCGGTGTTTAGCTTCTGGGTGCCGCTGTATCTGGCAAACGAGCGCGGCATGGACCTCAAGCACATTGTGATGTTCGCGTGGCTGCCGTTCTTGGCGGCGGATTTGGGCAGCGTCGCCAGTGGCTATCTCACCACGCTGTATCGCAAATTCTTCGGCTGCACCCGCATTAACTCGATTGTTGCCAGCTCGGTGACCGGGGCTTTCTTGATGCTGTCACTGGCGCTGGTGGCGCTCACCGAAAGCCCGTACGCCGCCATCGCGCTGATCTCCATCGGCGGATTCGGACATCAGGTGATCTCCTGCATGCTGAGCGCGGTGGTGGTGGAGTCATTCGATAAAAGTCAGGTGGCGACGGTTAACGGCATGCGCGGCTCCTCCGCGTGGATCGCCAGCTTCTTGTTTTCATTACTGATAGGTGCGGTAGCCGACAATATCGGCTTCAACCCGCTGTTTATCGCGATGGGATTTTTTGACCTGATTGGGGCGGTTTTCCTGATTGCCCTGATAGCAGAACGCCGCACACCGGCAGATAAAAGGAAAAGTGCATGAAGACGTTAAAGCATTGGGTGCTGGCAGCACAGGACGCCGCGGGCGTGGAGCTGCGGGTGGACGATCAACATCTGTTTTGCCTGCGGATACTGGAGCAGGGCCTATTCCGCGTGCTGATCAAACGCCGTGGCGAGCTGGCGCTGGACCGAACCTGGAGCATTGCGCCAACGGACGATGTGCCTTGGGAGGGGCGCGATCGTCTGAGCAATCAGGGATTTAGTCTGCCGGGCTACACGCTGGAGCAGTTTGAGGATCGGCTGGTGATCAGCAGCGAAAAGCTGCGGGTAACGGTTCACCAGCCTTTGTGGCTCGAATGGGAATATCGCCACACCGATGGCAGCTGGCTGCCGCTGGCCAGTGACCGTAAAACCGGGGCCTATATGCTGTCGGTGAAGGGGGACGGTTCGGCCCACTATCAGCGCCGTTATCCCGAAGAGCGCTATTACGGTCTGGGGGAAAAAGCCGGGGATCTCAATCGCGCCGGTCGCCGTTTTGAAATGCGCAATCTGGACGCCATGGGCTATAACGCCGCCAGCACCGATCCGCTCTACAAGCATATTCCTTTTACGTTAACGCGCCGGGGTGATGTCAGTTTTGGCCTGTTCTACGATAATCTCAGCAATGTCTGGCTTGATCTCGGCCAAGAGTTGGATAATTACCATTTGCCTTATCGCCGCTTTAACGCCGAAGCGGGGGATCTCGATTACTATATGTTCCTCGGCCCGACGGCCCTTGACGTGACAAAAGCCTTGGTGCGGCTGACCGGCAAAACTACCTTTGGCCCGAAATGGAGCCTCGGCTACAGCGGCTCGACCATGTACTACACCGACGCGTCAGACGCCCAGCAGCAGCTGATGAAGTTCATCAACCTGTGCCGCGAACAGGATATTGCCTGCGACTCGTTCCAGCTCTCTTCCGGCTACACCTCGATTGGCAATAAGCGTTACGTGTTCAACTGGAATTACGACAAAATCCCTGAGCCGAAAGCCATGTCGCAGGCCTTTCTCGACGCGGGGATCCGCCTGGCCGCCAACATCAAACCCTGTCTA
This window contains:
- a CDS encoding M4 family metallopeptidase, with protein sequence MSHGTKQRSPLGVIPPYILNRIIEHGSEPQKKCARQTLVHVNTLMAEAYAKPKGVKTAKAGQVERDIYDAQNGTRLPGKSVRKEGQPSNDDVAVDEAYDYLGVTYDFFWQAYQRNSLDNKGLALLGSVHYDKEYQNAFWNGQQMVFGDGDGEIFNRFTIAIDVIGHELSHGVTESEAGLVYSGQSGALNESLSDVFGSLVKQFSKKQTADKADWIIGEGLLAKGIKGKGLRSMAHPGTAYNDPLLGKDPQPADMKGYVNTRDDNGGVHINSGIPNRAFYLAATALGGFAWERAGYVWYDTVCDKSLPQDADFATFAKKTIEHAEKRFDAAVAQAVKEAWGQVGVI
- a CDS encoding LacI family DNA-binding transcriptional regulator, encoding MNGKLKIQQIADHTGLSISTVSRVLAGKSNTSARAREQVLSYAKSQGVLSGLSTGRLMLNNIVVFAPARAFDARSDIFYYKVIQGIVAAVSQHDVRVRYCALEESDADVALFIAKMTDAQTDAALLVGIDDPHIHQLATDLAKPCVLINCRDRLMRHDSVSPDHQTMGDFATDYLFSQGHHRILTLQCLRRHTMELRLAGIKEAFSRHNLAFDDGQHLVTTSGFGAQEAEQAMLNYLDTLPGGQPMPTAILAGGDFMASGAVAALVKRGFAVPTDISVMSTDGFNLAEIHDVALTAVHVPRDELGVEAIALLQRRLFRPEAPCSSVLLQGKLVTRNSVRKVRGSALHPAVTSHNHQLYDDNQESVENR
- a CDS encoding MFS transporter, encoding MTIEINTDAVTSGRRKIRALRWWMLALFLLGVTVNYITRNSLGLLAAELKTSLNMTTEQYSYIVAAFQAAYTIFQPLCGWLIDVIGLKLGFLICASVWAVVCMLHAGAGGWIQLAILRFFMGSAEAAATPANAKAISDWFPRKERPVAAGWAGVGFSIGAMLAPPIILVAHLSFGWRGAFLFCGILSMLWVLLWWKFYHAPENHPNLSKEELALIRQDNEPQQTRLPFIKSLKIVCKNKKFYGIAIPAFLAEPAWAVFSFWVPLYLANERGMDLKHIVMFAWLPFLAADLGSVASGYLTTLYRKFFGCTRINSIVASSVTGAFLMLSLALVALTESPYAAIALISIGGFGHQVISCMLSAVVVESFDKSQVATVNGMRGSSAWIASFLFSLLIGAVADNIGFNPLFIAMGFFDLIGAVFLIALIAERRTPADKRKSA